One window of the Streptomyces asoensis genome contains the following:
- a CDS encoding lactonase family protein, with protein sequence MSDSPYVPSALRPRSRTGTPSRRTFLGALAASAAAGVPLSAAPPAEAAPNGVADLLYVGTWGVGQVHALRFDPVRATMTPVGPVAQVSSNWVVAHPTEAVLYVAGGEPGGIIRVFRIDTASGALHQFGEIETESTPVGGLAYMGVDVRSKTLLAADFPAGTVVSVPIGRDGGLGAVASRVQDTGSGPHPRQQGPHAHHVVTDPSGRFALVPDFGADRVFVHRFDRDTRVLSAGTPDGSRAYATAPGSGPRRVSFHPNGRTVYLLNELTADIQALDWNADDGVLTHLQSLSTDAPGHTGATSAAELAISRDGRFVYTSNRGENTLVVFSTDRRTGLLTQVQRTPCAGLVPWSFSLHPGGRWLFVANQAGNTVNLFSVDPGSGQLTDTGAFVPVPKPDCITFSRR encoded by the coding sequence CGTTCCTGGGAGCTCTGGCGGCGTCTGCCGCCGCGGGAGTGCCGCTGTCGGCCGCCCCGCCGGCCGAGGCCGCGCCGAACGGGGTGGCCGACCTCCTCTATGTCGGCACCTGGGGCGTCGGCCAGGTGCACGCGCTCCGGTTCGACCCCGTCCGAGCCACGATGACACCGGTCGGGCCGGTGGCGCAGGTCAGCTCGAACTGGGTGGTCGCCCACCCGACCGAGGCGGTCCTGTACGTCGCCGGCGGCGAACCGGGCGGGATCATCCGCGTCTTCCGCATCGACACCGCCTCCGGTGCGCTTCACCAGTTCGGTGAGATCGAGACGGAGAGCACTCCGGTGGGCGGCCTGGCGTACATGGGAGTGGACGTTCGCTCGAAAACGCTTCTGGCCGCGGACTTCCCGGCCGGCACCGTCGTGTCCGTCCCGATCGGCAGGGACGGCGGCCTCGGCGCCGTGGCGTCCCGGGTGCAGGACACCGGTTCCGGACCCCACCCACGACAGCAGGGTCCGCACGCCCACCACGTGGTCACCGACCCGAGCGGCAGGTTCGCCCTGGTCCCGGACTTCGGCGCCGACCGGGTCTTCGTCCACCGCTTCGACCGGGACACGCGCGTGCTGTCCGCCGGTACGCCCGACGGCTCGCGCGCCTACGCGACGGCGCCGGGTTCGGGGCCACGGCGCGTGTCCTTCCACCCGAACGGCAGAACCGTCTACCTTCTGAATGAGCTGACCGCGGACATCCAGGCCCTGGACTGGAACGCGGACGACGGCGTACTGACCCACCTTCAGAGCCTGTCGACCGACGCACCCGGACACACCGGCGCCACGAGCGCCGCCGAACTGGCCATCAGCCGTGACGGCCGCTTCGTCTACACCTCCAATCGCGGCGAGAACACCCTGGTCGTCTTCTCGACGGATCGTAGGACCGGCCTGCTCACCCAGGTCCAGCGCACCCCCTGTGCGGGACTCGTACCGTGGAGCTTCTCCCTTCACCCCGGTGGGAGATGGCTGTTCGTCGCGAACCAGGCCGGCAACACCGTGAACCTCTTCAGCGTCGACCCCGGATCAGGGCAACTGACGGACACCGGCGCGTTCGTACCCGTGCCGAAACCCGACTGCATCACGTTCAGCCGCCGCTGA
- a CDS encoding carboxylesterase/lipase family protein: MSSRDVPHPDHDTEGIGRRGFLGSAVGAAVGATLPAGLTAEPASAASRAAADRPVRTRSGLVTGVPAALDGITVYKGIPYAASTAGENRWRAPQPAPSWKGVRAADAWGAACPQPVTGIAADKVPPLSEDCLNLNIWTGAVGSSERRPVFLWIYGGRNSAMWASQPVYDGANLAAKGAVVVTYNHRVGAFGNLAHPELSKEGGHGGSGNWGVLDTVAALKWIRSNIAAFGGDPDRVTIAGWSHGSSFVNILMISRLARGLYHRALLAAGVQYTKDPALGRVAGGYDTLAVAEANGTAFADYMGASSPAGLRALTADEIVTKVYAPGAPATGTDFGNVLDGYVLPTTYTAAMESGAEADVPVLTGNNKDENGASPTLAMTVAQYQAYAGTTFGDRAAEFLALYPASTDAEAAAQYNNYARDEERVSTFLWGTQFRNTAGNRSPVYNYWWTHVPPGSDTTNPIEPANGAGAYHGAEKYYLFGNLYGTDRPWTEADHAIADTTSSYVANFVATGNPNGRSLPAWPALRTTKPLSMELGDRFATLPAADSDAKYAFLKDCLKSQTTSY; the protein is encoded by the coding sequence GTGAGCTCGAGAGACGTCCCCCACCCCGACCACGACACCGAGGGCATCGGCCGCCGCGGTTTCCTCGGGAGCGCCGTCGGCGCCGCGGTCGGCGCCACGCTGCCGGCCGGCCTGACCGCCGAGCCCGCGTCGGCCGCCTCCCGTGCCGCCGCAGATCGTCCGGTGCGTACCCGGTCCGGCCTGGTGACCGGTGTCCCGGCCGCCCTGGACGGGATCACCGTCTACAAGGGCATCCCCTACGCGGCCTCGACCGCCGGCGAGAACCGCTGGCGCGCGCCGCAGCCCGCGCCGTCCTGGAAGGGCGTACGCGCCGCCGATGCCTGGGGCGCCGCCTGCCCCCAGCCCGTCACCGGCATCGCAGCCGACAAGGTGCCGCCGCTGAGCGAGGACTGCCTGAACCTCAACATCTGGACGGGCGCGGTCGGTTCGAGCGAGCGCCGCCCGGTGTTCCTGTGGATCTACGGCGGCCGCAACTCCGCCATGTGGGCCTCACAGCCGGTCTACGACGGCGCCAATCTGGCAGCCAAGGGCGCGGTCGTCGTCACCTACAACCACCGCGTCGGCGCCTTCGGCAACCTCGCCCACCCCGAGCTGAGCAAGGAGGGCGGACACGGCGGCTCCGGCAACTGGGGCGTGCTGGACACGGTCGCGGCACTGAAATGGATCCGGAGCAACATCGCCGCGTTCGGCGGTGACCCGGACCGGGTGACCATCGCCGGCTGGTCGCACGGCTCGTCGTTCGTCAACATCCTGATGATCTCGCGGCTGGCCCGGGGCCTGTACCACCGGGCGCTGCTCGCGGCCGGCGTGCAGTACACCAAGGACCCGGCGCTCGGCCGGGTGGCGGGCGGCTACGACACGCTGGCGGTGGCCGAGGCCAACGGCACCGCGTTCGCCGACTACATGGGAGCCTCCTCGCCGGCCGGCCTGCGGGCGCTGACCGCGGACGAGATCGTGACGAAGGTGTACGCGCCCGGCGCGCCGGCCACCGGCACCGACTTCGGCAACGTCCTGGACGGCTATGTCCTGCCGACCACCTACACCGCCGCCATGGAGTCCGGAGCCGAGGCGGACGTGCCGGTCCTGACCGGCAACAACAAGGACGAGAACGGCGCCTCACCCACGCTCGCGATGACCGTCGCCCAGTACCAGGCGTACGCGGGCACCACCTTCGGCGACCGGGCGGCGGAGTTCCTGGCGCTCTACCCGGCGAGCACCGACGCGGAGGCTGCCGCGCAGTACAACAACTACGCGCGGGACGAGGAACGCGTCTCGACCTTCCTGTGGGGCACCCAGTTCCGCAACACCGCCGGGAACCGCAGCCCGGTCTACAACTACTGGTGGACCCACGTCCCGCCGGGCTCCGACACCACCAACCCGATCGAGCCCGCGAACGGCGCGGGAGCCTACCACGGCGCGGAGAAGTACTACCTGTTCGGCAACCTCTACGGCACCGACCGCCCCTGGACCGAGGCGGACCACGCGATCGCCGACACCACGTCCTCGTACGTCGCGAACTTCGTGGCCACCGGCAACCCCAACGGCCGCTCCCTGCCCGCCTGGCCCGCCCTGCGCACGACGAAGCCGCTCTCCATGGAACTCGGCGACCGCTTCGCGACCCTCCCGGCGGCCGACAGCGACGCCAAGTACGCCTTCCTGAAGGACTGTCTGAAGTCCCAGACGACGTCATATTGA
- a CDS encoding galactose-binding domain-containing protein: MENTNRRSVLRSAIAVALAPTLSSLLVPGLAPTASAADSWTARWIWAPSSAANQWVAFRRSFALGSAPSSAVTRIAADSKYWLWVNGTLVVFEGQLKRGPNPTDTYYDEIDLAPYLTSGGNTVALLVWYFGKQGFSHNSSGKGGLLFQSEIVTGSTTTELVSNTSWKHTVHPGYSDNTSGIQANFRLPESNISYDARNATAMAGWQSSGFDDSAWTAPTDFGATGAAPWNALVKRPIPQFRYSSLKSYGNAASLPGTGQGPTAISATLPSNLQVTPYLKVDAPAGAVIGIQTDHYGDGKNLTGIDPATGYNVRSTYVCAGGVQEFESLGWMSGTAVQYTIPAGVSIVDLKYRESGYDTDFAGSFTSSDAFLDTLWGKAARTMYVNMRDNYMDCPTRERSQWWGDVVNQLKEGFYTFDTRSHALGKKAISQLTSWQRSSGALYSPVPSVIWTAELPVQMLASVWSFWTYYLHTGDESAVTGAYPAVKQYLNLWSLDSDGLVNHRAGDWDWEDWGSNIDARVLDNCWYYLALDTAARLADLSGNSGDVVGWQARRDSIKTNFDRVLWNSTKNEYRSPGYNGDTDDRANALAVVAGLATSAHHPAVTDVLRTHLNASPYMEFYVLEALYLMGAATVAEERMRNRFAAQVADPACYTLWELWTKADGTDNHAWNGGPLYALSAYAAGVRPTQPGWTTYEVVPQTGTLTTINSVTPTVKGDIRLGIIRDADKVTLTLTSPHATTARVGVPVYRGSQPVIKANGTTVYTGGAPVGSVSGLTYASADSHYVYFTVQPGTWELTATGTGRLDNLAQGRTVTSNNSLENGNWSKTRLTDGILTSVTGAKGYTSNEFGSPDVSANPVQVEVDLGADTDLDAVRLFPRTDTPATGGGTAGFPVDFTLQTRADGATAYTTARTITAEPNPAGLPQTYGFKTTTARHVRLQATRLGTPPTDETTKYRLQLAELQIPTAGITVTSNCTLENGDWGKTRVRDGTTTSVTGAKGYTSIDFDSADISTTPVWVEIDLGTDRTIGSVTLHPRTDTTTTGGDTAGFPVDFTLQTRADGATAHTTARTVTGQVNPNGVAQTYTLTSATGRYLRLRATKLGTPASDERTRYRLQLAEIRIR; the protein is encoded by the coding sequence ATGGAGAACACAAACCGCCGCTCTGTCCTGCGCAGCGCCATAGCCGTGGCTCTCGCACCCACGTTGAGCTCACTGCTGGTGCCGGGGCTGGCGCCCACGGCGTCCGCGGCGGACTCCTGGACCGCGAGGTGGATCTGGGCGCCGTCCAGCGCGGCGAACCAGTGGGTGGCCTTCCGCAGATCGTTCGCCCTGGGGTCCGCACCGTCCTCGGCCGTGACCCGGATCGCGGCGGACTCGAAGTACTGGCTGTGGGTGAACGGCACGCTGGTGGTCTTCGAGGGCCAGCTCAAGCGCGGTCCGAACCCCACCGACACCTACTACGACGAGATCGACCTCGCCCCGTACCTCACCAGCGGCGGCAACACCGTCGCGCTGCTGGTGTGGTACTTCGGCAAGCAGGGCTTCTCGCACAACAGCAGCGGCAAGGGCGGACTGCTGTTCCAGTCCGAGATCGTGACCGGTTCCACCACCACCGAGCTGGTCAGCAACACGAGTTGGAAGCACACCGTCCACCCGGGCTACTCCGACAACACCAGCGGCATCCAGGCGAACTTCCGGCTGCCCGAGTCCAACATCTCCTACGACGCCCGCAACGCCACCGCCATGGCCGGCTGGCAGTCATCCGGCTTCGACGACAGCGCCTGGACGGCGCCCACCGACTTCGGCGCCACGGGTGCCGCACCCTGGAACGCCCTGGTCAAGCGGCCGATCCCGCAGTTCCGGTACTCCTCCCTCAAGTCCTACGGCAACGCCGCCTCACTGCCGGGCACCGGCCAGGGCCCCACTGCCATCTCCGCCACCCTGCCGTCCAACCTCCAGGTCACGCCGTACCTGAAGGTGGACGCCCCGGCCGGTGCCGTGATCGGCATCCAGACCGACCACTACGGCGACGGCAAGAACCTGACCGGCATCGACCCGGCCACCGGCTACAACGTCCGGTCCACCTACGTGTGCGCCGGCGGGGTCCAGGAATTCGAGTCGCTGGGCTGGATGAGCGGCACCGCCGTGCAGTACACCATCCCCGCCGGCGTGAGCATCGTGGACCTCAAGTACCGGGAGAGCGGCTACGACACGGACTTCGCCGGGTCGTTCACCAGCAGCGACGCCTTCCTCGACACCCTGTGGGGCAAGGCCGCCCGCACCATGTACGTCAACATGCGGGACAACTACATGGACTGCCCGACCCGCGAACGCTCCCAGTGGTGGGGGGACGTGGTCAACCAGCTGAAGGAAGGCTTCTACACCTTCGACACCAGGTCCCACGCCCTCGGCAAGAAGGCCATCTCGCAACTGACGTCCTGGCAGAGGTCCAGCGGCGCACTGTACTCGCCGGTGCCGTCGGTGATCTGGACCGCCGAACTGCCCGTCCAGATGCTCGCCTCGGTGTGGTCGTTCTGGACGTACTACCTCCACACCGGCGACGAGAGCGCGGTAACCGGCGCCTACCCCGCGGTGAAGCAGTACCTGAACCTGTGGAGCCTCGACAGTGACGGGCTGGTCAACCACCGTGCCGGGGACTGGGACTGGGAGGACTGGGGCAGCAACATCGACGCCCGTGTTCTCGACAACTGCTGGTACTACCTGGCCCTGGACACCGCGGCTCGACTGGCCGACCTCAGCGGCAACAGCGGCGACGTCGTCGGATGGCAGGCCCGGCGCGACAGCATCAAGACCAACTTCGACCGCGTGCTGTGGAACTCCACGAAGAACGAGTACCGCTCCCCCGGTTACAACGGCGACACCGACGACCGGGCGAACGCACTCGCCGTGGTCGCGGGCCTGGCCACCTCCGCCCACCACCCGGCGGTCACCGACGTGCTGCGCACCCACCTCAACGCCAGCCCCTACATGGAGTTCTACGTCCTCGAAGCGCTCTACCTCATGGGCGCCGCCACCGTCGCCGAGGAACGGATGCGCAACCGCTTCGCCGCCCAGGTCGCCGACCCCGCCTGCTACACCTTGTGGGAACTGTGGACCAAGGCCGACGGCACCGACAACCACGCCTGGAACGGCGGCCCGCTGTACGCGCTGTCCGCCTACGCCGCCGGCGTACGCCCCACCCAGCCCGGCTGGACGACGTACGAGGTCGTTCCGCAGACCGGCACCCTCACGACGATCAACTCCGTCACACCCACCGTCAAGGGCGACATCCGCCTCGGCATCATCCGCGATGCCGACAAGGTCACCCTGACCCTCACCTCCCCCCACGCGACCACCGCCCGCGTGGGTGTCCCCGTCTACCGCGGCTCCCAGCCGGTCATCAAGGCGAACGGCACGACCGTCTACACGGGCGGCGCCCCCGTCGGCAGCGTCAGCGGACTGACCTACGCGAGCGCGGACTCCCACTACGTCTACTTCACTGTGCAACCGGGAACCTGGGAGCTGACCGCAACCGGCACCGGCCGTCTCGACAACCTCGCCCAGGGCCGGACCGTCACCAGCAACAACAGCCTGGAGAACGGCAATTGGAGCAAGACCCGCCTCACTGACGGCATCCTCACCAGCGTGACCGGGGCCAAGGGCTACACCAGCAACGAGTTCGGCTCCCCCGACGTCAGCGCGAACCCGGTCCAGGTCGAGGTGGACCTCGGAGCCGACACCGACCTCGACGCCGTACGCCTCTTCCCCCGCACCGACACCCCCGCCACCGGCGGCGGCACGGCCGGCTTCCCCGTCGACTTCACCCTCCAGACCCGGGCCGACGGTGCCACCGCCTACACCACCGCCCGCACCATCACCGCCGAGCCGAACCCGGCCGGGCTCCCACAGACGTACGGCTTCAAGACCACCACCGCCCGCCATGTGCGCCTACAAGCCACCAGGCTCGGCACCCCACCCACCGACGAGACCACCAAGTACCGCCTCCAGCTCGCCGAACTCCAGATCCCCACCGCCGGGATCACCGTCACCAGCAACTGCACGCTGGAGAACGGCGACTGGGGCAAGACCCGAGTGCGGGACGGCACCACCACCAGCGTGACCGGGGCCAAGGGCTACACCAGCATCGACTTCGACTCCGCCGACATCAGCACCACGCCCGTGTGGGTCGAGATCGACCTCGGCACCGACCGGACGATCGGCTCCGTCACCCTCCACCCCCGCACCGACACCACCACGACCGGCGGCGACACCGCCGGCTTCCCCGTCGACTTCACCCTCCAGACCCGGGCCGACGGTGCCACCGCCCACACCACCGCCCGCACCGTCACCGGCCAGGTCAACCCCAACGGCGTCGCCCAGACCTACACCCTCACCTCCGCCACCGGCCGCTACCTCCGTCTGAGGGCCACCAAGCTCGGCACACCCGCCTCCGACGAAAGGACCCGCTACCGCCTCCAGCTCGCCGAAATCCGGATCAGGTAG
- a CDS encoding mucin-1 — protein MRYAPPGLCVNDFALLRDEDGTYAVLHLQGPWTAEFDHLRMETSFGRATSTDLVGWQPQGPVFGVGMPGRFDHQAVWTMHPLRHGDGMAMFYTGVSGLTAGGRPLQSVGLAYSERTDGTGWRRHGSGPVVEADPCWYRTGERMAWRDPFVVRDDASDGWVMVVCASDASLPVEIGGCVAWATSDDLEHWTVHPPLVSPGDVDELECPVLERLDDGSWLLLGSIGATRNFEAWTAPSLRGPWTRRGPLGPTGSYAPRVIAAPDGSRVVLHTTPRQVGLTDTGDRCRGMLAQPKSLVAQPGSAPRLEWWDGLDRWLGEESDRPALHAVGDIDITGSVEITLRTDSPDDGPALAVGCDGKNLWITGPGGVRLGETVLTEPAGTLRILTIGEYIEVYADNVFALTTLCYSGRPARWTAVTEEHSRTIPVRPIRLPDPHRDDASAIWPGPAPR, from the coding sequence ATGCGATACGCCCCTCCCGGCCTCTGCGTGAACGACTTCGCCCTGCTGCGGGACGAGGACGGCACGTACGCGGTGTTGCACCTCCAGGGGCCCTGGACGGCGGAGTTCGACCACCTGCGGATGGAGACCTCCTTCGGCCGGGCCACCTCCACGGATCTGGTCGGCTGGCAGCCCCAGGGACCGGTGTTCGGGGTCGGCATGCCGGGCCGCTTCGACCATCAGGCGGTGTGGACCATGCACCCGCTGCGGCACGGCGACGGAATGGCGATGTTCTACACGGGCGTGAGCGGACTGACGGCAGGCGGCCGGCCGCTCCAGTCCGTGGGACTGGCGTACTCCGAGCGCACCGACGGCACCGGTTGGCGGCGCCACGGCAGCGGTCCGGTCGTCGAGGCCGACCCGTGCTGGTACCGCACCGGCGAGCGGATGGCCTGGCGCGACCCCTTCGTCGTACGCGACGACGCGTCGGACGGCTGGGTGATGGTCGTCTGCGCCAGCGACGCCTCCCTCCCGGTCGAGATCGGCGGCTGCGTCGCCTGGGCCACCTCCGACGACCTGGAGCACTGGACCGTCCACCCGCCGCTCGTCTCACCCGGCGACGTCGACGAACTGGAGTGCCCGGTCCTGGAACGCCTCGATGACGGCAGCTGGTTGCTGCTCGGCTCGATCGGAGCGACCCGCAACTTCGAGGCGTGGACCGCCCCGAGCCTGCGGGGCCCCTGGACCCGCCGCGGCCCCCTCGGTCCGACCGGCTCCTACGCCCCTCGCGTCATCGCCGCACCCGACGGCTCCCGAGTCGTCCTGCACACCACCCCCCGCCAGGTCGGCCTCACCGACACGGGCGACCGCTGCCGAGGCATGCTCGCCCAGCCCAAGTCCCTTGTCGCACAGCCAGGTTCGGCGCCACGACTGGAATGGTGGGACGGCTTGGACCGCTGGCTCGGCGAGGAATCCGACCGCCCCGCCCTACACGCGGTCGGCGACATCGACATCACCGGGTCCGTCGAGATCACCCTCCGCACCGATTCCCCGGACGACGGCCCCGCCCTCGCCGTCGGCTGCGACGGCAAGAACCTCTGGATCACTGGTCCCGGCGGCGTCCGGCTCGGCGAGACCGTCCTGACCGAACCCGCCGGCACCCTGCGCATTCTCACCATCGGCGAATACATCGAGGTCTACGCCGACAACGTGTTCGCCCTCACGACCCTGTGCTACTCCGGGCGCCCCGCCCGGTGGACAGCCGTGACCGAGGAACACAGCCGTACGATCCCGGTACGCCCGATCCGGCTGCCCGACCCCCACCGCGACGACGCCTCGGCCATCTGGCCCGGCCCCGCACCCCGGTGA
- a CDS encoding LacI family DNA-binding transcriptional regulator: MTASINDVAQAVGVSASTVSRALRGRPGVSDEVRDRIAAVAAQLGYTASRSASSLASGRTYTIGVLVPYVGRWFFGTVLDAAEQVFSAAGYDVLLYNLGSPETRKRFFTKLPVRKRVDAVLSLLIPDDEESAALRSLGVPLATTVGGARPGFTVVGIDDRVGTESAVRHLVNLGHRRIGMISGASGPLHWTTPIERRNAYLDVLAEAGIEHDPALEADGDYTVEGGERAMTELLAASRPPTAVFAQSDEMAMGALRALRRHRLKAPDDVSVVGFDDHELADVVGLTTVAQPVAEQGAEAARLLLRRLDEPDAEPPGHVRMPIRLVLRETTAPPRPRGPQ, translated from the coding sequence GTGACGGCCAGCATCAACGACGTCGCTCAGGCGGTCGGCGTCTCCGCGTCCACCGTGTCCCGCGCCCTGCGCGGCCGGCCGGGCGTCTCCGACGAGGTGCGGGACCGCATCGCGGCCGTCGCCGCCCAGCTCGGCTACACCGCGTCCCGCTCCGCCTCCAGCCTGGCCAGCGGCCGCACCTACACCATCGGCGTCCTGGTCCCCTACGTGGGCCGCTGGTTCTTCGGCACCGTGCTGGACGCCGCCGAGCAGGTGTTCAGCGCAGCCGGATACGACGTGCTGCTGTACAACCTGGGCTCGCCGGAGACGCGCAAGCGTTTCTTCACCAAGCTGCCGGTCCGCAAGCGAGTGGACGCGGTGCTGTCGCTCCTCATTCCCGACGACGAGGAGTCTGCGGCGCTGCGCTCACTGGGGGTGCCGCTGGCCACCACGGTCGGCGGCGCCCGGCCCGGCTTCACCGTCGTCGGCATCGACGACCGGGTCGGCACCGAAAGCGCCGTACGGCATCTGGTCAACCTCGGCCACCGCCGCATCGGCATGATCAGCGGAGCCAGCGGGCCGCTGCACTGGACCACCCCCATCGAGCGCCGCAACGCCTACCTGGACGTCCTGGCCGAGGCGGGGATAGAGCACGACCCGGCATTGGAGGCGGACGGTGACTACACCGTCGAGGGCGGCGAGCGGGCCATGACCGAACTGCTGGCCGCCTCCCGACCGCCGACCGCCGTGTTCGCGCAGTCCGACGAGATGGCGATGGGCGCGCTGCGCGCCCTGCGCCGCCACCGGCTCAAGGCGCCGGACGACGTGTCCGTCGTCGGGTTCGACGACCACGAACTCGCCGACGTGGTCGGACTGACCACCGTCGCCCAGCCGGTCGCCGAGCAGGGCGCCGAGGCCGCACGGCTGCTGCTGCGCCGGCTCGACGAACCCGACGCCGAACCTCCGGGGCATGTCCGGATGCCCATCCGCCTCGTCCTGCGCGAGACCACCGCCCCGCCCCGCCCGCGCGGACCTCAGTAA
- a CDS encoding ABC transporter substrate-binding protein: MSSTRKYRRTACTGLALVLPLAALAACGGGGGADASAEAGSGKGTISVWAHQGQKSEDAAVQAAVKSFNSSQRDIKVELKLIPGNDYTKTITATSASELPDVMEFDGPTMANFVYNKKLAPIDDYVSSKTMANATDASKSQGEIGGKHYGLGMYDSGLGIYGNKKLLDAAGVKYPTGLSDDWTAARFTAALKALKAKDSDGKTLDIQENNGLTTEWGTYGFAPVVWSAGGSLIKGDKAEGALDTPAVISALETVQSWKTYVDPNTDGNAFAKGRVALSWVGHWMYPTYSQALGDDLVVLPLPDFGNGPKTGQGSWAWGIGADSKNAKAAGAFMDYLLNDTNVTAMTTANGAPPATRTALAASPLYKQGGPLQLFADQLAKPCGDSDITKTCVAVTRPVTAGYPTITAKFGEALSSIYGGAEPKSALEKAARAIDQDFSDNAGYKIP; this comes from the coding sequence ATGAGCTCGACCAGAAAGTACCGCCGCACAGCCTGTACGGGCCTGGCTCTCGTCCTGCCCCTGGCGGCACTGGCCGCCTGCGGCGGGGGCGGCGGCGCCGACGCCTCCGCGGAGGCGGGCAGCGGCAAGGGCACCATCAGCGTCTGGGCCCACCAGGGCCAGAAGAGCGAGGACGCCGCCGTGCAGGCCGCGGTGAAGTCCTTCAACTCCTCGCAGCGCGACATCAAGGTCGAGCTGAAGCTGATACCCGGCAACGACTACACCAAGACCATCACCGCCACCAGCGCCTCCGAGCTGCCGGACGTGATGGAGTTCGACGGCCCGACGATGGCGAACTTCGTCTACAACAAGAAGCTCGCCCCCATCGACGACTACGTCTCCTCCAAGACGATGGCCAACGCCACCGACGCGAGCAAGTCGCAGGGAGAGATCGGCGGCAAGCACTACGGCCTGGGCATGTACGACTCGGGCCTGGGGATATACGGCAACAAGAAGCTGCTGGACGCGGCCGGCGTGAAGTACCCGACCGGCCTGTCCGACGACTGGACGGCCGCGCGGTTCACCGCCGCGCTCAAGGCGCTGAAGGCCAAGGACTCCGACGGCAAGACCCTCGACATCCAGGAGAACAACGGACTCACCACCGAGTGGGGCACCTACGGCTTCGCTCCCGTCGTCTGGTCGGCCGGCGGTTCGCTGATCAAGGGCGACAAGGCGGAGGGCGCCCTCGACACCCCGGCCGTGATCTCGGCCCTGGAGACCGTCCAGTCCTGGAAGACGTACGTCGACCCCAACACCGACGGCAACGCCTTCGCCAAGGGCCGCGTCGCCCTGAGCTGGGTCGGCCACTGGATGTACCCCACCTACAGCCAGGCCCTCGGTGACGACCTCGTCGTCCTGCCGCTGCCCGACTTCGGCAACGGCCCCAAGACCGGCCAGGGCTCCTGGGCCTGGGGCATCGGCGCCGACAGCAAGAACGCCAAGGCCGCCGGCGCCTTCATGGACTACCTCCTCAACGACACCAACGTCACCGCCATGACGACGGCCAACGGCGCCCCGCCCGCCACCAGGACCGCACTCGCGGCGAGCCCCCTCTACAAGCAGGGCGGCCCGCTCCAGCTCTTCGCCGACCAGCTCGCCAAGCCCTGCGGCGACAGCGACATCACCAAGACGTGCGTCGCCGTCACCCGCCCGGTGACCGCCGGATACCCCACCATCACCGCCAAGTTCGGTGAGGCCCTCAGCTCGATCTACGGCGGCGCCGAACCGAAGAGCGCCCTGGAGAAGGCCGCCCGCGCCATCGACCAGGACTTCTCCGACAACGCCGGCTACAAGATCCCGTAG
- a CDS encoding carbohydrate ABC transporter permease, whose product MKSVEPAHAAPPAREKAPPVTAAEPARPARSVRRNRDWLHGLLMSTPAVAGLIAFVGIPFGYAVVLSFYNVRLGSPLAPTFFGLEQYRRLFTDPDLSGPFLRALLNNLTFAVVVVPVQTALALGLAILLNRKLKAIGVFRSLFFMPVVFPMALVAVIWRLILARSDQGMLNSALHTVSFGNWGAVDWLGDSATAMASIIVLSIWQGVGFQMVILLAGLQQIPGELYEAAELDRASRWQQFRHVTLPGIRGTLVFVAMLTSVLSFRVFDQVYVLIRGGGLDEDAARTVMYQAVTTAFDQNNVGQAAAITVVFFLIVVALTLIQRRVVRPDNED is encoded by the coding sequence GTGAAATCCGTCGAACCGGCGCACGCCGCGCCCCCCGCCCGGGAGAAGGCCCCACCCGTGACCGCCGCCGAACCCGCGCGTCCGGCGCGTTCCGTACGCAGGAACCGCGACTGGTTGCACGGACTGCTCATGTCCACGCCCGCCGTCGCCGGACTCATCGCCTTCGTCGGCATCCCGTTCGGGTACGCCGTCGTCCTCTCCTTCTACAACGTCCGCCTCGGCTCCCCGCTCGCACCGACCTTCTTCGGCCTGGAGCAGTACCGGCGCCTGTTCACCGACCCCGACCTGTCCGGCCCGTTCCTGCGGGCCCTGCTGAACAACCTGACCTTCGCCGTGGTCGTCGTACCCGTCCAGACGGCTCTGGCACTCGGGCTGGCGATCCTGCTCAACCGCAAGCTGAAGGCGATCGGTGTGTTCCGGTCCCTCTTCTTCATGCCGGTGGTCTTCCCGATGGCGCTGGTCGCCGTGATCTGGCGGCTCATTCTCGCCCGCAGCGACCAGGGAATGCTCAACTCCGCACTGCACACGGTGAGTTTCGGCAACTGGGGGGCCGTCGACTGGCTCGGCGACTCCGCCACCGCGATGGCCTCGATCATCGTGCTGTCCATCTGGCAGGGCGTCGGCTTCCAGATGGTCATCCTGCTCGCCGGTCTCCAGCAGATCCCGGGCGAGCTCTACGAGGCCGCCGAACTCGACCGTGCCTCCCGTTGGCAGCAGTTCCGCCACGTCACCCTGCCCGGCATCCGCGGCACCCTCGTCTTCGTCGCCATGCTCACCTCGGTGTTGTCCTTCCGGGTCTTCGACCAGGTCTACGTCCTCATCCGCGGCGGCGGCCTCGACGAGGACGCCGCCCGCACCGTGATGTACCAGGCCGTCACCACCGCCTTCGACCAGAACAACGTCGGTCAGGCGGCCGCGATCACCGTCGTCTTCTTCCTGATCGTCGTCGCCCTGACCCTCATCCAGCGCCGCGTCGTCCGGCCCGACAACGAGGACTGA